The sequence below is a genomic window from Sulfuracidifex metallicus DSM 6482 = JCM 9184.
AACTCCAGCCGCAGGTTACATAAACGGATGGGAAGCCATATTGATAGGTATCGCCTCTGGAACTGTACCATGGATATCGTTATATAAACTTGAACCTAAACTGAAGGCTGACGATACATTAGGCGTATTCTCTACTCACGGTATAGCAGGAATATTAGGAGGTCTGTTGACAGGTATATTTGCTGATCCTAACGTAACCAAGTACATTGCGCCTGGACTAAAAGGTGCACTATATGGTGACTTCTACCAGTTGGGAATTCAAGCATTCGCTGCAGGTGTAGTATTCGTATATGACTTTGCAATAACTTATGGTCTACTAAAGCTGATAGGGTTATTCGTACCTCTGAGAGTCAGCACGGATACCATGGCTGTGGGAGACTATGAGATTCATGGAGAAGTAGCATACTCTGAGTTACTAGCCACTATACCATCCTCCAAGAAGGAAAAATCCCAAGTTAGTGAAACCAATGATGTCCAAGAGCCCCGTGACAAAAAGGAATCCGACTAAAATACAGAATTAAAAACTATATCTGAAATAGCCTTATATTATTATAGACGTTTTATATTTTTATTTTAGAATCCAATGCTTCCTTCTTCATTTTAACTCTGGTATCTATTTTCTTAGTTATAAATAAGGAATAACATAGGATTGTAAAGCTCAGGGCTGCAGTGGTTTATATCACAGATCCATTCGCCCATCGGTCATCATTGCTAATTTAATAATCATGTTAAGCATGTCTATATAGATATGGATCCCAAGGAAAGTTACTCTCTGAAGCTGATTTCTAATCCTGTAATCTCTCCTAAAGGTACTTTCTTTGTTTTAAATTGGATAGATTTTTCCTCTAACGATTATAGATCATCCATTTACCTTAAGACCGAGAAGGAAGTCATCAGACTCACGTGGGAAGGCAAGGAGTCACAACCATATTTTTACGATAATCGCCTTCTTTACGTAAAGGGAGGGCAGGAAGATTCTCTAATGAGGTCATCTTTAGGAGAACCTGAGAAGATCTTCTCATTTCACAAGATAAAGAAGTTTCTTCCCTATCATGATGGCTTTATCTTCCTAGGCGAGGAAAACCAAGATAAGGATAAACCTTTCGAGGCCACGTCAAGGAAATATAGATTTGACAGTAGAGGCTTGTTGAGGAGCAGGACTTCGCTATATTATTTTAACGGACAGGAAATCAGAAGAGTAATGGGTGGTAACTTTGACGTTACCGATTTTGACACTGACGGGAAAAGAGTAGTTGCTTCTGCAACGCTCACTGGAGACGACGTTAGTCTCCAAGACGTATTTGAGGTAGATATAAATTCGTCGTCATTCCAAAGGCTGACCAAGGGTGAAGGAGCAGTATATTCTTTAGCCCTCACCAAGGAAGGCTTCGCTTATCTTGGTCACAGGAAGGGATTATCACCGTGGGCTAGAAAAGACATAATCTTTGAGGATGGTAGATCAGTAACCTGCGGTAAGACATGTGGAAATTCCGTGGTTAATGATCTATTCGTAAAGTACGGTGAGAAAATTGAAGCTGACGGAGACAAGGTAATATCTCTAGGTCATGAGGGTGGGTTCGTGAATGTTTATTCAATAGGAGATTCGAAAGCCGAGAAAATAACTGAAGTTGAGGGGGTCGTGCTAGACTTCGACTTTAAGGATAACAAGCTAGAGTATGTGTTCTCAAATCCCGAAAAGCCGTCCCTCATGGGTAATTATGATCCCAACGAAAACGTTCACGGCGTTGTGCCAAGATACGAGGTTAACGGAATAGAAGGTTGGGTAATAGAAAGAGATCTCTCCTCTCCTAACGTGGTTTTTGTCCATGGCGGACCTCATACAGCTTATGGTTATATGTACTACATAGAGTTCAATTTCCTCTATTCGGAGGGATTTAATGTAATATATACCAATCCCTCTGGAAGTCAAGGCTACGGAGAGGAATTCGCCAAGGCAATAGTAGGTAGTTGGTGTGATATAGATTTCAAGGAAATAACGAATTTCTTGAAGAGTCTGAAACTTAAGGGTAAGTTTCACTTAACTGGGGGTTCGTACGGTGGATATTTCACAAACATGGCGATAACGAAGACGGACTTCTTTGCCAGTGGAATAGCAGAGAGGAGCATTTCAAACTTGGTTAGTATGTGTGGAACTAGTGACATTGGCTTCTGGTTCAACGCAGTAGAGGCAGGAATCTCGGATCCATGGAATAAGGAATCAATTGAGAAACTTCTGGAAATGTCCCCCATATATCACGTAGAAAAGGTGAAAACACCACTTATGTTAATTCACGGAGAGGAGGATTTTAGATGTCCCATAGAGCAAGCTGAACAGTATTTCATAGCTCTCAAGAGCAAGGGGATCGAAGTCAAGTTAATAAGATATCCTGGAGATAGCCATGAACACGCCAGAAGAGGAAAGCCATTAAACATGATAGATAGGCTTTCCAGGAAAGCGGAGTGGCTAAAGTCACACTGAGAACTTTTAAACTTCCCCATCAAATTGATAAGTGAGGGCCGGTAGCTCAGTCTGGAAGAGTGCTCGGTTCGCACCCGAGAGGTCCCGGGTTCAAATCCCGGCCGGTCCATAATAGGCTGTCTAAATGCCCTAGATTAAGGTAGAACTCTTCGAGTAATTTATTTTACCGATTACCGATGTTACCCTTCTTTTTTTCTCGTTTCTATATTTTTCTATTACGCAAATAGCAATACCATAAGTTACAGAGAAGGGGGTTAAGGGGGCGGAAAGCCTCGCAGGCGGGGATGGATAGCCCCGTGTTTAAATAATTCTTCTTCTTAAATTCCATTAATGGCTAGGAGGGGTAGTAAAGCGATCAGAGCAACTGTTTCGATGAAGATCGCAGTCTCAGACTCCCTCCTAGCCCTTGTGAATAACTACGTTAAAGCACTCCGTTTTTCGTTGTTTTGGTTAAAGGAAAATGTGAAAAACCCGGAAGAGAAGGGAGTGTTAGGGAAAGTCCACGAGGAGTTGTATGAGAAGTTAAGGGAGGAGTATAATCTACCGTCAAAGGTTGCTGAGGACTGTTATAGGGATTCACTCTCGATATACAAGGGTTGGTATAATAATCCGAGGAGGGGGCGTTTTCCAAGAGTGTATAAGCCAACTGTTTGGCTAACTCCTAAAGCGAGTTATAGCGTGAACTTCGAGAGGACGACTGTTAGGATTGCTGGTGTAGGTGAACTACCAATCTTGGGTTACCCTAGAAACTTGAAGGAGTATACTAACTGGAGGATGAAGGAGGCTAGGTTAGTGGTTAAGGATGGGAAGGCTTTCCTCAAGGTCGTTTTTGAGAAACCGTTTGAGAAGGTTGAGCCAAAGGAAAGTGTTGCCGTAGACATTAACATGGCTGAAGTAGTCGTAGGGAAGGACGACAGAAACTACGTTAGGATTCCAACTCGTCTCGAAGAGGTTCATCACTGGAAGTCATTAGCTGAAAGACTACAAAAGAAGTATCCAAGGAGGTGGAGGGAAAATAAGAGGATCCTAAACAGGATTCATTCCTTCCACCTAAAGGCTAAGCGTATTATGGAGGATTTCGCTAGAAAAGTTGGGAAGTGGGTTGTTGAAGCAACAAGAATGATGGGTTCCAACGTCATTAAGTTGGAGAACCTCAAGAACCTCCTCAAGAATGTTAACAAACTACCTAAGGAGTTTCGTGATAAACTGTATCTGATGCAGTATCGCCGTTTACAGTATTGGATTTCTTGGCAGGCTAAGAAACACGGAATGATTGTTGAGTTTGTTAATCCCAGTTATTCATCAGTCTCATGCCCTAAGTGTGGTAGAAGGATGGAGGAGAAAGAATATCGTTGGTTTAAGTGCTCATGTGGTTATGAGAACGACCGTGATGTAATTGCAATCATGAATTTAAATGGGAGGGGTTCTCTGAGCCTCTCGACTGTCCCTCAAATGAGAGATGTAGTCCCGAATCGATGAGGGGAACCCTCGCTGGCGGGGAGGAAGTCAGATGTATTGATTGTATGTAATATAGCGTGAATTTATTTTTATATTATGAAAACTTCTATTTATATAAAGAGTTAATATACGTCGCCCTCGTTTTCTAGACAGTTGTTTAAAAATAACTCCTTGTCTTTCCTTATCCTTAAGACTTCTCGAGACTAAAGAAAAATAAAATAGTGATCTGGTAAGAGTACTTTGATGGAAAATAAACCTAGAATTGATTATGTTATAAAAGGAATCTCTTCCCTTCTCCAAATAGGAGACAGAGTTTACGTAGGTCTGAATTCTATACCAGGACTTTTAGGTAGCCTGATGGCAAGGGATTATTACAAGAAAGGAATAAGGTTGTTAGGCGTAGCTGAGGCAGATAATCCATCCATAGACTATGTTACTCCATCTACAGGAGATCCCTTTATGTCGCTTGCTTCTCCGGTCATGATAACCCCAGATTCTTTTGACTTAATACAGAAGGGATTAATTGACGTAATATTTCTTGGTCCAGTTCAAATAGACAAATACACAAACGTGAACTTGTCCGTGATAGGTAACTATGAGAAACCTAAGGTTAGGCTGACTGGAGGGGCAGCGACGGCATATGTAATGCCGCTCGTGAAAAAGGTAATTCTGTGGAATTTAAAACACAGCAAGAAATCCTTAGTGGAAAAGGTGGACTTCGTAACAGGAACCGCGTGGAACTCAGATAACGAGGTGTATGTTGTTACTGATCTTGGAATTCTTCATTTCTGCAGAGCCAAGAAATCTTGGGAAGTGCTAGCTCATTATGATTACTCCTCTCCTCTGGAAATTGCAGATAATACCTCGTTCGAAGTAAAAAATGGATCACCTGAAGTGATAAGTCTGAACGAAGATGAAGAGAACTTCATAAATAAGTTAGATCCATATTCGCTTAGGATTCAATGAAATTCCTTAAGAGATGAGGGAGTCTTCTCAAGGAAGATCTATTTCATCCAACACTCTTTCCCAGTCTACGTCGTAAATTCCGAACATACTAGTTGGTTCAGCACCTCTAGGAGTGTGAACCACGTAGGTCACGAACTCTCCGTTTATTGAAGGTCTCTTTCCACGGAAATACGATCTAGGTACTATCTCCTCTGCAGTTATTATTACCTTCTTAGCAGCTTTTGCCTTGTATATGTCCTCGTAAAGAGGTCCAAGTATCTCTGAATTTCCTTCTTCATCAGCCTTATGAACATGTATAATTGCAACGTCAGGCTCTATAGCTCTAACTAACAATATTTCCTTGTTGGTGAAAGGATCGTTTACTCTCCTCCATGACCCTCTTTCCTCGTGAAGCTTAACTAGATCCGAGCCGAGAACTCCCTTAACTGGCATGAAAGGTATCCCGTGGGACCCAGCCCTTATTCCTGCTATGAAAGCCCCACAAGTGTCCTCAAGGTAGTCTATTTCTCCGTTTTCTACTGCCTTTCTAAAGTATGGTGGAATTCCTAACCATTCAAGCGTAACCATTGGAGCCCTCACTTGCCTCAACATATGATGCTTAAGCAAGATTTCGAGACCGAAGCCGGGTTCCCTATCTACGAAGGACAACCTAATGTCGCTCCTTTTAATTAAACTATAGATAAAAGCCATGGGATTTCTGTGGAATGATATGCCGCTTATTGTGATTAGGTCACCGTCTCTTATTGTCGAAACTGCTTCTTCAAGAGACACTATCATGAATAATCACCCTTTATAGCCTTCTTAATTTCCTCTAAAGCAGATTCATCCTCAATCGTGCTCACGTCACCTGAAATATTTCCCATGTAAGCTTCCCTGAGTAACCTCCTCAATACTTTCCCTGTTCTAGTATGAGGTAATTTGCTTACCACCATAACGTCTTTTACATCAGCGATTGGACCCATTCTCTGCCTCAGGTTTTCCTTTACTTTTTCTCTCAAAAGGGTCACATCCTTTACTCCTTCCTTAGGGACTACGTAGATTATGATTCTGCTTCCTTTCAATTGATCTGGAACATCAACAGCAGCAACCTCCGCTACTTCCGGAATGTGACAACTTTCCTCTACCTCTGCCACGCCTATTCTGTGACCTGCAACCTTTATTACGTCATCAGATCTACCTAAAATGTAAAGGTAACCATCCTCGTCTATGTAACCGAAATCTCCCGTGTTATAGTAACCGAACTTCTTATAGTAAGCTAAATACCTCTCCCTATCATTCCACAAGGTGGTCATAAATGCAGGAGAAGGACTCTTAACTATGACGTAACCTGGCTTTCCTGGGGGCAGAGGATTTCCTTCTTCGTCCACAACTGAGACATCTATAGAAGGTAGAGGGAGACCTACTGATCCCTTCTTTATGGGAAGTAATCCAAGGATTTCTCCTCCAGAGGAGGCAATGTAGCCGCTGTTTTCAGTTTGTCCCCAAACTTCAAAGACTTTCTCAGCGTTTGTGTTTCTCACTAACCAATCATAAGCGTCGCTACCTAAGAGCTCGCCTGCAGTCACTACTATCTTTAATTTCAAGTCATAGCTTCCCTTAATTTCGCCGTTCTTCATTAGAAGTCTAACGAGAGTCGGTGCAGTCCATAGGAACTTAACCCTCTCTTTTTCCATGATTTCCCAGAGTCTTTCATAGCTTGGGAAATCAGGGGCACCCTCGTACCATACTACGTTTCCACCATTAAGGAGAGACCCGTAAAGGCTGTAAGAATGTCCATTTATCCAGCCTATATCTGAAGTGGATAAGAATGCTCCTTCCTGTAAGTTGAATAGCCATCTAACGTGAGCGTACGCCCAGACCGAGTAAGACCCGACGTTATGAACGACGCCCTTAGGTTTGCCGGTAGTTCCAGACGTGTAGAGGATGAAGAGGGGATCCTCGGAGCGAGAAGGATACGGATCTAAGTTTTCCCTCTCGAAGGGAATGCTCCCTCTACCTAGCGTTATCAACTTAACGTTTGTTCCCTTTACTGCTTCCTCTGCAATCTCTTTCAGAGGAATCCTTTTACCCCTCCTAACTGTATATTCAGAGGTAATGATAACAGACGGTTTAGCATCCTCTATTCTAGTTCTCAAAGCGCCTACGCCAAAGCCTGAAAATACAACGGAGTGAATAAGTCCTAGCCAAGACGATGCTAACATAGCTGCACCTGCCTCTGGTATCATAGGCATGTAGATCATGACCCTATCCCCAGACTTTAAATCTCTTAATCCATTTGCTATCCTTAAGGTCATATCCCTCAACTGGTTGTAAGAGATCTTTCTAGGTCCTTCCTCTTCACCGTACCATGTTATTGCTATTTTATCTCCACATCTTAGAGAATTCTCTGCTATGTTTATTCTTCCTCCAGGAAACCAAGTGTAAGAAGAAGGGGAAATGTATGATAAAGCCCTTGAGGGCCCCCTTATCCATTTCAGCTCCCTTGAAATTGGCAACCAGAACCCTTCAGGGTCGTCTATGCTTTTCTTCCACAGAGCCCTATATTCCTCTAGTGATAGCTCTTTCATGGTTTACTTTCGACTATTCAGAAAATAAAAATGAGCCCTCTTCTCTATTTACCCTCTATATATTTATCTAGCATCTTTTTGAATATATATTTTCTATATTAAATTTTTATAATATTATAATAAGTACTAATTCTGAGATGAGATCACCTTTAGATCCTCTTGATTCAAAGAAGCTTAATTCATTCCATTGGAGAACCGCTGTTGTGGGCGGGATGGGACAATTCACGGATGGATGGGATCTGTCAAGTGCGTCTATACTTCTCTTCGCCATAGCGGAGACGTTTCATATAGCAGTGTTATCTTCGGCGTCGTCATTAATCCTCTCTAGTGTGATCATAGGTAACTTTGTAGGTGCCTTAATTTTCGGTCCCTTGGTAAACAGAGGGAGGAAAAGATTCTACGGGATAGACGTCGGGCTGATGGCTATCGGTGCCATAATGGAGGCACTATCTCCTAGCATTTACTTCTTGATTTTATCAAGGTTTATTCTGGGCATTGGAGTAGGTGCAGACTACGTAATATCTCCCCTCATTGTTGCAGAGTATTCGAACAGGAACGACCGGGGGAAACTTTTAACATTCAGTGGAGGTCTGAGTTGGGACCTTGGAGCACTATCGTTAGCCATAGTTTCAATAACGCTCTCCATCTTTCTTCCTCCTCAACTTTTATGGAGGGTAGCAATGGGGATGGGTGCAATTCCAGCCCTTTCGGTGTTGTTAGCTAGAAGAAGGTTACCCGAGACGCCAAGGTTCCTGGCTCTTCTGAAGGGAGATAAGGAAGCCATGAAGAGGGATTATGGTTTAGAGGTCTCAATTGCTGACGGCACTCCCATCTCGACTTATATGAAAAGAATGATGAAGATGTTAGTTTTAACTTCTTTGACATGGTTCCTCTTCGATGTAATAGCTTACGGATTAGGCTTTTTCTCTCCTACGGAAATAGGTGAGACCTTAGGCTTTACACCTCCAGAATTCTCAGCTATCATGTATGCATCTTTCACCATACCCGGAGCCTTAGTAGCGATGTATCTGGTTGATAGGACTGGTAGAAGGATTAATCAAACCTTAGGTTTCGCTATCATGGGAGCTTCGGCTCTAGTCCTAGGCACCTTGTTTAACGAAGGCTTCAAGTCATTGGACCTCACAATGGTTATCATAGCCTTATCACTACTTGGGATGGAGAACTTCTTCAGCCAGATTGGTCCTGGAACGGCTGTAGGATTCTGGGGTGTCGAGCTTTTTCCAACCAAGATTAGGGGATTAACACAAATGATCACTGTAATTGCAGGAAGGTCAGGTGCCATACTTTCAGCTTTCCTTTATGCTTACCTATTCTCGGTAGGCTTATCCGTAACTATGATTTTCACTGCAATTCTGAGTTTCATAGCTGCATTGATTACTCTAAATCTTAGGGAGCCGGCCAAGAGGAGTTTGGAGGTGATCTCTGAGGAAAGCAGAGGTGAAGAGAAAAATGGAGTCTCAAGTTAAAAAATATGATGGCAAAGAAAATTTAGATGAAGAAAAACAGGAGGATTTTTTCCCAGAGGATTTGCTAAGGCTAACTTCCCTCACTGATGTAGCTAAGGACGTGAGGAATTCTCTGTACGGAGCTGAAGGAAAACTAGTAAATGGGGACAAGGTCCTACTCATTCTAACCGATGGCTTGGGATGGAACCTTTTCAAGGAGACCGGAATAGAAGGCTGTCAGAAGATAAGGAGCGTTTTCCCCACCATAACAATCACGGCTATAACAACC
It includes:
- a CDS encoding S9 family peptidase — translated: MDPKESYSLKLISNPVISPKGTFFVLNWIDFSSNDYRSSIYLKTEKEVIRLTWEGKESQPYFYDNRLLYVKGGQEDSLMRSSLGEPEKIFSFHKIKKFLPYHDGFIFLGEENQDKDKPFEATSRKYRFDSRGLLRSRTSLYYFNGQEIRRVMGGNFDVTDFDTDGKRVVASATLTGDDVSLQDVFEVDINSSSFQRLTKGEGAVYSLALTKEGFAYLGHRKGLSPWARKDIIFEDGRSVTCGKTCGNSVVNDLFVKYGEKIEADGDKVISLGHEGGFVNVYSIGDSKAEKITEVEGVVLDFDFKDNKLEYVFSNPEKPSLMGNYDPNENVHGVVPRYEVNGIEGWVIERDLSSPNVVFVHGGPHTAYGYMYYIEFNFLYSEGFNVIYTNPSGSQGYGEEFAKAIVGSWCDIDFKEITNFLKSLKLKGKFHLTGGSYGGYFTNMAITKTDFFASGIAERSISNLVSMCGTSDIGFWFNAVEAGISDPWNKESIEKLLEMSPIYHVEKVKTPLMLIHGEEDFRCPIEQAEQYFIALKSKGIEVKLIRYPGDSHEHARRGKPLNMIDRLSRKAEWLKSH
- a CDS encoding RNA-guided endonuclease TnpB family protein, giving the protein MARRGSKAIRATVSMKIAVSDSLLALVNNYVKALRFSLFWLKENVKNPEEKGVLGKVHEELYEKLREEYNLPSKVAEDCYRDSLSIYKGWYNNPRRGRFPRVYKPTVWLTPKASYSVNFERTTVRIAGVGELPILGYPRNLKEYTNWRMKEARLVVKDGKAFLKVVFEKPFEKVEPKESVAVDINMAEVVVGKDDRNYVRIPTRLEEVHHWKSLAERLQKKYPRRWRENKRILNRIHSFHLKAKRIMEDFARKVGKWVVEATRMMGSNVIKLENLKNLLKNVNKLPKEFRDKLYLMQYRRLQYWISWQAKKHGMIVEFVNPSYSSVSCPKCGRRMEEKEYRWFKCSCGYENDRDVIAIMNLNGRGSLSLSTVPQMRDVVPNR
- a CDS encoding CoA-transferase, whose translation is MENKPRIDYVIKGISSLLQIGDRVYVGLNSIPGLLGSLMARDYYKKGIRLLGVAEADNPSIDYVTPSTGDPFMSLASPVMITPDSFDLIQKGLIDVIFLGPVQIDKYTNVNLSVIGNYEKPKVRLTGGAATAYVMPLVKKVILWNLKHSKKSLVEKVDFVTGTAWNSDNEVYVVTDLGILHFCRAKKSWEVLAHYDYSSPLEIADNTSFEVKNGSPEVISLNEDEENFINKLDPYSLRIQ
- a CDS encoding CoA-transferase, giving the protein MIVSLEEAVSTIRDGDLITISGISFHRNPMAFIYSLIKRSDIRLSFVDREPGFGLEILLKHHMLRQVRAPMVTLEWLGIPPYFRKAVENGEIDYLEDTCGAFIAGIRAGSHGIPFMPVKGVLGSDLVKLHEERGSWRRVNDPFTNKEILLVRAIEPDVAIIHVHKADEEGNSEILGPLYEDIYKAKAAKKVIITAEEIVPRSYFRGKRPSINGEFVTYVVHTPRGAEPTSMFGIYDVDWERVLDEIDLP
- a CDS encoding AMP-binding protein → MKELSLEEYRALWKKSIDDPEGFWLPISRELKWIRGPSRALSYISPSSYTWFPGGRINIAENSLRCGDKIAITWYGEEEGPRKISYNQLRDMTLRIANGLRDLKSGDRVMIYMPMIPEAGAAMLASSWLGLIHSVVFSGFGVGALRTRIEDAKPSVIITSEYTVRRGKRIPLKEIAEEAVKGTNVKLITLGRGSIPFERENLDPYPSRSEDPLFILYTSGTTGKPKGVVHNVGSYSVWAYAHVRWLFNLQEGAFLSTSDIGWINGHSYSLYGSLLNGGNVVWYEGAPDFPSYERLWEIMEKERVKFLWTAPTLVRLLMKNGEIKGSYDLKLKIVVTAGELLGSDAYDWLVRNTNAEKVFEVWGQTENSGYIASSGGEILGLLPIKKGSVGLPLPSIDVSVVDEEGNPLPPGKPGYVIVKSPSPAFMTTLWNDRERYLAYYKKFGYYNTGDFGYIDEDGYLYILGRSDDVIKVAGHRIGVAEVEESCHIPEVAEVAAVDVPDQLKGSRIIIYVVPKEGVKDVTLLREKVKENLRQRMGPIADVKDVMVVSKLPHTRTGKVLRRLLREAYMGNISGDVSTIEDESALEEIKKAIKGDYS
- a CDS encoding MFS transporter encodes the protein MRSPLDPLDSKKLNSFHWRTAVVGGMGQFTDGWDLSSASILLFAIAETFHIAVLSSASSLILSSVIIGNFVGALIFGPLVNRGRKRFYGIDVGLMAIGAIMEALSPSIYFLILSRFILGIGVGADYVISPLIVAEYSNRNDRGKLLTFSGGLSWDLGALSLAIVSITLSIFLPPQLLWRVAMGMGAIPALSVLLARRRLPETPRFLALLKGDKEAMKRDYGLEVSIADGTPISTYMKRMMKMLVLTSLTWFLFDVIAYGLGFFSPTEIGETLGFTPPEFSAIMYASFTIPGALVAMYLVDRTGRRINQTLGFAIMGASALVLGTLFNEGFKSLDLTMVIIALSLLGMENFFSQIGPGTAVGFWGVELFPTKIRGLTQMITVIAGRSGAILSAFLYAYLFSVGLSVTMIFTAILSFIAALITLNLREPAKRSLEVISEESRGEEKNGVSS